A single Xenopus laevis strain J_2021 chromosome 3S, Xenopus_laevis_v10.1, whole genome shotgun sequence DNA region contains:
- the LOC108713304 gene encoding protocadherin gamma-B2 isoform X33 — translation MKTMENFWTLTRHNLEIPCILSEHSHKTEGFKFGSSLWCDYKARFILDISHIIQGLTAMKIQQAQTYKGIRWQVTFAIFLSCLCVSVCGQLQYSNFEEMQKSSSVGNLANDLGLNIKEISVRKLRIISRSSEKYFSVNLENGNLYVADRIDRETLCGTTEECFLTFDAVIENPLNVFHVRIDIKDINDNPPRFAHEIIELEMSEYTLPGALFALEKAEDLDVGKNSLKDYKLSENKYFVLSESTSTDSSTIPKLLLETTLDRETESIHELVLTAFDGGNPGKTGTALIRIIVTDFNDNLPVFTQEVYKVSINENIPINSTILYVSANDKDEGINSQITYYFSSSSKQIKNAFIINSINGAIVTKENLDFEKAKQYEISVQARDGGGLVSHAKVLIQILDENDNAPEISVTSITTPVSEDSPSGTVIALIEAHDLDSGENGEVDCQIIGSVPFKLLSSSGNFYKIVTTSNLDREKSPHYSIIIEATDKGFPPLTFRKTIRLDVSDINDNPPVFKNSNYLAYISENNQPGASIYSIQAIDNDSEENAKLIYSIITMNTEEPSISSYISINPVTGVIYAQRSFDYEQDREFQIQIMAKDNGYPPLNRSTIVTIRVTDQNDNSPLVLYPSADVGGSASYEMVPFSSEQGSLVTKVVAVDADSGHNAWLSYHFLQDSEISHFMIDRHTGEIRTSRVFQERDVLRHKVVVIVKDNGTPSLSASVTLTLVVADNFQHVLPEISNQPMKSDSHSNMQLYLVIAIALISFLFMLSVVIAIISKYRESKSPTSFCSLSTYPQTDHRFLTQFNNGTLPLPYSYDVCVTLDSSERDFAFLKPHSNVPVESLIDADDSGIGNEKDIAPVAGIVQQAQPNADWRISQAQRPGPSGAQPAEESGVWPNNQFETERLQAMILASANGQFSS, via the coding sequence ATGAAAACAATGGAGAATTTTTGGACTCTTACTCGGCACAACCTAGAAATACCATGCATATTGTCTGAGCATTCTCACAAGACAGAGGGTTTTAAATTTGGTTCTAGTCTATGGTGTGATTACAAAGCGAGGTTCATTTTGGATATTTCACATATTATACAAGGATTGACTGCAATGAAGATCCAGCAAGCACAGACATACAAGGGAATCAGATGGCAAGTAACATTTGCTATTTTCTTATCCTGTCTATGTGTTTCAGTCTGTGGGCAGCTTCAGTATTCAAATTTTGAAGAGATGCAAAAGAGTTCATCAGTTGGTAATTTAGCAAATGATCTTGGACTGAATATTAAAGAAATATCTGTAAGAAAACTTCGTATTATATCTCGATCTTCAGAAAAGTATTTCAGTGTCAATTTAGAAAATGGCAACCTTTATGTTGCAGACAGGATAGACAGAGAGACTCTATGTGGAACAACAGAAGAATGCTTTCTAACCTTTGATGCTGTGATAGAGAATCCcctaaatgtttttcatgtgaGGATTGATATCAAGGATATAAATGATAATCCCCCAAGATTTGCTCATGAAATCATTGAGCTAGAAATGAGTGAATACACACTGCCAGGAgctctgtttgctttagaaaaggCTGAAGATCTGGATGTTGGAAAAAATTCTCTTAAGGATTATAAATtaagtgaaaataaatattttgtactatCAGAAAGTACCAGCACTGACAGCAGTACCATTCCAAAACTTTTATTAGAGACCACTTTAGATCGAGAAACAGAAAGCATCCATGAATTAGTGCTTACAGCATTTGATGGTGGAAATCCTGGCAAGACTGGGACAGCTCTCATTAGGATTATTGTTACAGATTTTAATGACAATCTACCAGTGTTTACTCAAGAGGTATACAAGGTTAGCATAAATGAAAATATCCCAATTAATTCAACCATTCTTTATGTCAGTGCAAATGATAAAGATGAGGGAATTAACTCACAAATTACGTACTATTTTAGTAGTTCctcaaaacaaatcaaaaatgCATTTATCATCAATTCTATAAATGGAGCAATTGTAACTaaagaaaatttggattttgaaaagGCAAAACAATATGAAATATCTGTGCAGGCCAGGGATGGTGGTGGTCTAGTCTCCCATGCCAAGGTACTGATACAAATTTTAGATGAAAATGACAATGCTCCAGAAATATCAGTTACATCAATAACTACACCAGTCTCTGAGGACTCTCCATCTGGCACTGTAATAGCATTAATTGAAGCCCATGATTTAGACTCAGGAGAAAATGGTGAAGTGGACTGTCAAATCATAGGTTCAGTTCCTTTTAAATTGTTATCATCATCAGGAAACTTCTATAAAATTGTTACAACAAGCAACTTGGACAGAGAAAAGAGCCCacattatagtattattattgaGGCTACAGACAAAGGCTTTCCACCACTAACTTTCAGGAAAACTATCAGATTGGATGTTTCAGATATCAATGACAATCCACctgtatttaaaaattcaaactatCTTGCTTATATATCAGAAAATAATCAACCAGGAGCCTCAATATACAGCATCCAAGCAATTGATAATGACAGTGAAGAAAACGCTAAGCTCATTTACTCCATTATCACCATGAATACAGAGGAGCCATCTATATCATCATATATTTCCATTAACCCAGTAACTGGGGTTATTTATGCACAGAGATCATTTGATTATGAACAGGACAGAGAATTTCAAATCCAAATCATGGCGAAAGACAATGGGTATCCTCCTCTAAACAGGAGCACCATAGTGACAATACGTGTCACTGATCAAAATGACAACTCACCATTAGTTCTTTACCCATCAGCGGATGTAGGTGGCTCTGCATCATATGAGATGGTTCCCTTTTCTTCTGAACAAGGGTCTTTAGTGACTAAAGTGGTGGCAGTGGATGCTGATTCAGGTCACAATGCTTGGCTCTCTTATCATTTTTTGCAAGACTCAGAAATATCACATTTTATGATTGACCGACATACAGGAGAAATCCGAACATCTCGAGTTTTTCAAGAAAGAGATGTTTTGAGGCACAAAGTTGTGGTAATAGTAAAGGACAACGGGACACCCTCTCTCTCAGCCTCTGTTACACTGACTCTTGTAGTTGCTGATAATTTTCAGCATGTGCTTCCTGAAATTAGTAACCAACCCATGAAATCAGACTCTCATTCCAACATGCAACTCTACTTGGTTATCGCCATAGCACTGATCTCTTTTCTTTTCATGCTGAGTGTGGTGATTGCAATCATATCTAAATACAGAGAATCAAAATCTCCAACATCGTTTTGTTCACTGAGCACATACCCCCAAACTGATCACAGGTTTCTCACACAGTTTAATAATGGTACCCTACCACTACCATACTCATATGATGTTTGTGTAACTCTGGACTCCAGTGAAAGGGACTTTGCTTTTCTTAAACCTCATTCCAATGTCCCCGTTGAAAGTTTAATTGATGCTGATGATTCAGGAATTGGAAATGAAAAAGACATTGCACCTGTGGCTGGCATTGTGCAG